One segment of Mangifera indica cultivar Alphonso unplaced genomic scaffold, CATAS_Mindica_2.1 Un_0002, whole genome shotgun sequence DNA contains the following:
- the LOC123205207 gene encoding uncharacterized protein LOC123205207 isoform X2 has protein sequence MAMTPFLEITFGSLLRYSAFWFQFIVNFKRAIMTTCVVSLLYCNPIKITDSHLLNCQKSSADTMVGDEMRSGLSGGQQRRVQELVHITDAAVLIHFFSRLQKPLMASL, from the exons ATGGCGATGACACCATTCCTAGAGATCACTTTTGGAAGTCTGCTTCGGTATTCAGCTTTTTGGTTTCAGTTCATTGTCAATTTCAAACGAGCCATAATGACCACCTGCGTTGTCTCCCTTCTCTACTGTAACCCTATCAAAATCACCGACAGTCATCTGCTTAACTGCCAGAAATCCAG TGCTGACACAATGGTGGGAGATGAGATGAGAAGTGGACTCTCTGGAGGTCAACAAAGGAGAGTTCAg GAGCTGGTGCATATCACAGATGCTGCTGTATTGATTCATTTCTTCAGCCGGCTTCAGAAACCTTTGATGGCATCACTTTGA
- the LOC123205207 gene encoding uncharacterized protein LOC123205207 isoform X1: MAMTPFLEITFGSLLRYSAFWFQFIVNFKRAIMTTCVVSLLYCNPIKITDSHLLNCQKSSADTMVGDEMRSGLSGGQQRRVQERWLVLQNIK; the protein is encoded by the exons ATGGCGATGACACCATTCCTAGAGATCACTTTTGGAAGTCTGCTTCGGTATTCAGCTTTTTGGTTTCAGTTCATTGTCAATTTCAAACGAGCCATAATGACCACCTGCGTTGTCTCCCTTCTCTACTGTAACCCTATCAAAATCACCGACAGTCATCTGCTTAACTGCCAGAAATCCAG TGCTGACACAATGGTGGGAGATGAGATGAGAAGTGGACTCTCTGGAGGTCAACAAAGGAGAGTTCAg GAGAGATGGTTGGTCCTGCAAAATATCAAATGA
- the LOC123205215 gene encoding probable disease resistance protein At4g27220 has protein sequence MVDVAGSVAGVVSPVLQVAQWLAAPIWRQFKYLFNYKSNFDNLQEEIDKLKNTRDEVRHKVTAAERNVEEIKQNVKDWQKDVEKTITEAEQLIQAKANNPRCFKGLCPNFIISYKQSKKALKLKQDDIDPLLRQEKELGPVSYPTNPPEIWLRSSEDYLAFESRNSTVKYVWNALNDENVFMIGVYGMGGLGKTTLVQELGRKAKEEKLFDEIVFVEVSESPDRKKIQTTIADNLGLKFENESERAKKLYSRIKGKNILLILDNIWEPLEFENLIGIPCGADRGRNKLLFTTRNLDVLQRMGSTNNFEMSILNEEEAWTLFTKMTGNIIQTHELHSQGKDVCKECKGLPIVICTMAKTLKTKSHPSYWKCALQELRAPSPRKYTRYLEEDYAKIALSYKYLRDDELKKTFLISSLMKNNTSISNLFKHIVYLDVFDGANLTMEEARDRLDILVCDLKDACLLLDGFKSDQFAMHDVVRAVAITIAYVDHHVFTVRNDIEQDWKDRDKLKKCTMISLPSDNTIISQLWPNDLDCPNLEYFYMGDSPFKIPVKIPEDLFMVMPKLRVLNLDRLWQSSLPSSIDLLTNLRTLSLDNSKVKDFAIIGKLKTLKVLSLQRSDIEEFPTELGQLTQLRLLNLNYCWRLEVIAPNVISQLSKLEEFYIKGCPIKWKDDVLKELKLLSNLTSLELAIEVNNLPKDFVSKKLRRYKITIRGEYYEDSISKYSRILAFACNSTVSQEELGGINDVEVLHIVKSLDDEEDLDEKQMLPLFNEKVWLTIIISTSLFK, from the exons atggttgatgttgCCGGGAGTGTTGCGGGTGTGGTGAGTCCTGTCCTTCAAGTTGCCCAGTGGTTGGCTGCTCCGATTTGGCGTCAATTTAAGTACTTGTTCAACTACAAGAGCAACTTTGACAATCTCCAAGAAGAAATTGACAAGCTGAAGAATACAAGAGACGAAGTTCGGCATAAGGTTACTGCTGCTGAGAGAAATGTGGAAGAGATCAAACAGAATGTTAAGGACTGGCAGAAAGATGTGGAGAAGACCATTACTGAAGCAGAGCAGTTGATTCAAGCGAAAGCAAACAACCCTCGATGTTTCAAGGGATTGTGCCCCAACTTCATCATCAGCTACAAACAAAGCAAGAAAGCACTCAAATTAAAGCAGGATGATATCGATCCACTACTCCGGCAAGAAAAGGAATTGGGTCCTGTTTCCTATCCCACTAATCCACCGGAGATCTGGCTTAGATCTAGTGAAGATTATTTGGcttttgaatcaagaaactcCACTGTGAAGTATGTATGGAATGCtttaaatgatgagaatgtcTTCATGATTGGTGTTTATGGGATGGGCGGTCTTGGGAAGACCACTCTTGTGCAGGAACTTGGTAGGAAAGCCAAGGAGGAGAAGCTCTTTGATGAGATTGTTTTTGTGGAg GTTTCAGAATCTcctgatagaaaaaaaattcaaacaacaaTTGCAGACAACTTAGGTCTGAAATTCGAAAACGAAAGTGAAAGGGCAAAGAAGCTATATTCAAGAATAAAGGGCAAGAATATTCTTCTAATTCTAGATAACATTTGGGAACCtctagaatttgaaaatttgataggAATTCCATGTGGAGCTGATCGTGGAAGAAATAAACTTTTGTTCACAACAAGAAACTTAGATGTGTTACAGAGGATGGGTTCCACAAATAATTTTGAGATGAGCattttaaatgaagaagaagcttgGACCCTATTCACCAAAATGACAG gaaatattattcaaacacaTGAATTACATTCTCAAGGAAAAGATGTATGCAAGGAATGCAAAGGATTACCTATTGTAATTTGTACAATGGCTAAAACATTAAAAACCAAGAGTCATCCATCTTATTGGAAGTGTGCATTGCAAGAATTGAGAGCACCTTCTCCAAGAAAGTATACAAGATACCTAGAAGAGGATTACGCAAAGATCGCCTTAAGTTATAAGTATTTAAGAGATGATGAACTTAAGAAAACGTTTTTAATTTCTAgtctaatgaaaaataatacttccatttcaaatttgttcaaaCATATTGTGTATCTGGATGTATTTGATGGAGCTAATTTGACAATGGAAGAAGCACGAGATAGATTAGATATATTGGTTTGTGACCTCAAAGATGCTTGTTTATTGCTTGACGGGTTCAAAAGCGACCAATTTGCTATGCATGATGTTGTTCGTGCTGTTGCCATAACAATTGCATATGTGGATCACCATGTGTTTACAGTAAGAAATGACATTGAACAAGATTGGAAGGATAGAGACAAACTCAAGAAATGCACAATGATCTCTTTACCTAGTGACAATACTATTATTAGTCAACTTTGGCCTAACGATTTGGATTGTCCAAATCTTGAATATTTCTATATGGGGGACTCTCCTTTCAAAATCCCTGTGAAAATCCCAGAGGACCTTTTCATGGTGATGCCAAAGCTTAGAGTATTGAATTTGGATAGGCTATGGCAATCATCATTGCCATCATCAATTGATCTTCTAACAAACCTTCGAACATTGTCTTTAGATAATAGCAAAGTTAAAGATTTTGCTATTATTGGAAAGCTAAAGACATTAAAAGTTCTTAGCTTGCAACGATCAGATATTGAGGAGTTTCCTACAGAATTGGGTCAATTGACTCAGCTAAGGttgctaaatttaaattattgttggAGATTGGAAGTAATTGCTCCAAATGTGATATCACAATTATCCAAATTAgaagaattttatataaaggGATGTCCTATTAAATGGAAGGATGATGTACTCAAGGAATTGAAGCTTTTGTCCAACCTCACCAGTTTAGAATTAGCTATTGAAGTTAACAATTTGCCTAAAGATTTTGTTTCCAAAAAGCTTAGAAGGTACAAAATAACAATACGAGGTGAGTATTACGAAGATTCAATAAGTAAATACTCAAGGATTTTGGCATTTGCCTGTAATTCTACCGTCTCCCAAGAAGAATTAGGTGGAATCAATGATGTTGAAGTCTTACACATCGTCAAATCTTTAGATGACGAGGAGGATCTTGATGAAAAGCAAATGTTGCCATTATTTAATGAGAAGGTTTGGTTAACTATAATCATTAGTACTTCTCTTTTCaagtga